The genomic stretch ATCTCGCTCTGCAGGCCGAGGTCGCCCATCGCCTGGCCCATCAGGTCCTGCAGCTCGGCGCGCTGCTCGGGGGAGAGGCCGGCCATCATCCGCTCCTGGGCGGCGGCGCGGCGGGCGAGGGAGTCGATCAGCTCCTCGACCGACTGGGGGTCGTCGGGGAAGAACTGGCCGTGCTTGCCCATGAAGTCGGCGAACTGCTGGTCGGTGTCCTCCCCGCGGTTGTGCGCGTCGACCAGCGCCGAGAGGTCGGCCACCATGTCCTTGACCGCCTGCATCGCCGCGCCGTCGCCGTCCTGCATCTGCTGCAGGGCCTGCTTCATGCCCTTGAACGAGCTGTCCAGCACCTCCTGGCGGAGCAGCTCCTCGATCTGCTGGTACGCCTGCGCGGCGTCCGGCGAGCACCACTGGTGGTCCTTGAGCGCGCGCACCGCCCCGGCGGTGTCCGGCGGCAGCGCGTCGAGCTCGGCCTCGGCCAGCCGCGCGGCGTCGTCCGGGTCGGGGAACAGCGCCGTCCGCTCGGCCTCGACCGCCTGGTCCAGCAGCTCGCGGACCTGCTCCAGGGTGCCGTCCATCCGCCCCGCCTGCCGGGCCTGGCGGAGCCGGTCGCGGACGTTGCGGCGCAACGCGTCCAGGCCGCGGCGCCCGTCGGCGCCCCGGCGCAGCAGGTCGCGCAGCGCCTCGCGGACGCCGCTGCCGGCGAGCACCTGGTCGCCGATCTCGTCGACCGCCGCGGCGACGTCGTAGGGCGGCGCGAGCGGGTCGGGCCCGCCCCGCCACGGGCCGTAGCGGTAGCCCCGGGGGCGTCGACCGGCCACCGTCAGGCCCCGTACACCGTGCGGCCGCCGTCGGTGTCCTTGGCCAGCCGGCGGGTCAGGTACAGCCCCTCGAGGGCGAACTCGACCGCGGCCGCCGCCTGCTCCGCGGACTCCTCGCCCTCGGGCACACCGAGCCGGCCCAGCAGCTGGGCCAGGTTCGGCACCGTGCCCAGCTGGCCCAGCAGCGCCGCCGCCGGCACCAGGTCACCGGACTCGACGGTGTCCCCGCCGGTGAAGTGCTCCTGCAGCCCGGTGAGGTCCAGGCCGCCGCAGCGGGCGCGGAAGGTCTGCGCGGTCGCCTGCCGCAGCAGGTGCTCGAGCACCTCCAGGTCGCGCTCGTCGTCGGGGTCGCTGCCGGCGTCGGCGAACTCGACCTTGCCCCGGCTGGCCGGGACGATGCTCGGCAGGTCGACGACCCGGGCCACCGGCCGGGTCTCCCCGGCCACCGCGGCCCGCCGGACGGCGGAGGCGGCGACCGTCTCCAGCCCGGCGATGGCGAACCGGGCGCTCACCCCGGAGCGCTGGTCGACGTGGCTGGACTCGCGGACCAGCCGGGTGAAGCGGGCGACGATCTCCACGAGGTGCTCGGGGACGAGCGGGGCCTCGGCGCCGGTGCCGCTGAGCCACCCGGTCCGCGCCTCCTGCTCCAGCAGCCGCACCTCGTCGGCGAGCTCGATCGGGTAGTGGGTGCGCACCTCGGCGCCGAACCGGTCCTTGAGCGGGGTGATGATCCGGCCGCGGTTGGTGTAGTCCTCCGGGTTGGCGCTGGCCACCAGCAGCAGGTCCAGCGGCAGCCGCACCCGGTAGCCGCGGATCTGGATGTCGCGCTCCTCGAGCACGTTGAGCAGCGCCACCTGGATCCGCTCGGCCAGGTCGGGCAGCTCGTTGACGCTGAAGATGCCGCGGTTGGTGCG from Modestobacter roseus encodes the following:
- a CDS encoding sigma 54-interacting transcriptional regulator, with product MTDAAPLGTAQVPAPPAPTTLGALRAQGATTKPVKAEIRDNLLARLSAGQPSLPGIVGFEDTVVPEVERALIAGHDLVLLGERGQGKTRLIRTLVGLLDEWTPVLVGSELNEHPLAPISVWAHRQIAEHGDETPVGWLHRSERFGEKLATPDTSVGDLIGDVDPIKVAEGRTLGDPETVHYGLVPRTNRGIFSVNELPDLAERIQVALLNVLEERDIQIRGYRVRLPLDLLLVASANPEDYTNRGRIITPLKDRFGAEVRTHYPIELADEVRLLEQEARTGWLSGTGAEAPLVPEHLVEIVARFTRLVRESSHVDQRSGVSARFAIAGLETVAASAVRRAAVAGETRPVARVVDLPSIVPASRGKVEFADAGSDPDDERDLEVLEHLLRQATAQTFRARCGGLDLTGLQEHFTGGDTVESGDLVPAAALLGQLGTVPNLAQLLGRLGVPEGEESAEQAAAAVEFALEGLYLTRRLAKDTDGGRTVYGA